A section of the Neorhizobium galegae bv. orientalis str. HAMBI 540 genome encodes:
- a CDS encoding nucleotidyltransferase family protein, whose product MDKDLVIAKLREHEDELRAAGAEHVSIFGSVARGEATVESDLDVLVKFGEPVIQSGFGYFSALEDLRALISSITGASSVDIIAEPLQKERLRRNVERDRAIAY is encoded by the coding sequence ATGGACAAAGATCTGGTCATCGCCAAGCTGAGAGAGCATGAGGACGAGCTGCGTGCCGCGGGTGCGGAGCATGTGTCGATCTTTGGCTCGGTTGCCCGAGGCGAAGCGACGGTAGAATCCGATCTTGACGTTCTCGTCAAATTTGGTGAACCCGTGATCCAGTCGGGTTTCGGCTACTTTAGCGCCCTTGAAGATCTACGCGCATTGATCTCAAGCATTACGGGTGCCAGCAGTGTGGATATCATTGCCGAACCGCTGCAGAAGGAACGGCTCCGGCGGAATGTGGAACGGGATCGCGCCATTGCCTACTAA
- a CDS encoding HepT-like ribonuclease domain-containing protein produces MRDIIENGQAVLEYTLGMDFTIYSKNRLTKDASERCLARLSEAAVKLGPLAEELFPQHDWRGIRNLGNILRHDFPMYSMR; encoded by the coding sequence ATGCGTGATATTATCGAAAACGGGCAAGCCGTTCTTGAATACACCCTTGGCATGGATTTCACCATTTATTCCAAGAACCGGCTGACAAAGGATGCGTCTGAGCGATGCCTCGCGCGACTTTCGGAGGCAGCCGTTAAACTTGGCCCGCTTGCTGAAGAGCTGTTTCCGCAGCATGATTGGCGCGGCATACGAAACCTCGGCAATATCCTGCGGCATGACTTCCCGATGTACTCGATGCGGTGA
- a CDS encoding DUF1850 domain-containing protein, with protein MSLCILAGGKLTALAVSMFTLSWTHSVQKTEWRETWAVTPAGLELRQAEVKGSGAGMEPGADAVLKDGWWVWHPTLPPQERVSLAASGMTPSGWKLCHADGCVELGATVGNAVSLSGCPD; from the coding sequence GTGAGCCTCTGCATCCTGGCGGGCGGCAAGCTGACCGCCCTTGCCGTCTCGATGTTCACGCTTTCCTGGACCCATTCGGTGCAGAAGACGGAATGGCGAGAGACGTGGGCCGTGACACCGGCCGGGCTGGAGCTTCGTCAGGCGGAGGTCAAAGGGTCCGGCGCCGGCATGGAACCTGGGGCGGACGCGGTGCTGAAGGACGGCTGGTGGGTTTGGCACCCGACGCTGCCGCCACAGGAGCGCGTTTCACTGGCGGCTTCAGGCATGACGCCGAGTGGGTGGAAACTGTGCCATGCAGACGGCTGCGTCGAGCTTGGGGCGACGGTCGGGAATGCAGTGAGCTTGAGCGGGTGTCCCGACTGA